Proteins co-encoded in one Xyrauchen texanus isolate HMW12.3.18 chromosome 19, RBS_HiC_50CHRs, whole genome shotgun sequence genomic window:
- the LOC127659447 gene encoding CDGSH iron-sulfur domain-containing protein 1-like isoform X1 has translation MSYQLPGLSALTKPGLLPGFRVSKDQLTTIVPIAVAAALSTYLLTRYFSGQSSPKSKVNPSINKDSPKVVHSFDIEDIGNKAVYCRCWRSKKFPYCDGAHAKHNEETGDNVGPLIIKKRND, from the exons ATGTCATATCAGCTGCCAGGGCTTTCAGCACTGACTAAACCGGGATTATTACCGGGTTTCAGGGTTTCTAAAG ATCAGCTGACCACCATCGTTCCTATTGCAGTTGCTGCGGCTCTAAGCACCTACCTACTGACACGCTACTTCAGTGGGCAGAGCAGTCCCAAGAGCAAGGTCAACCCGTCCATCAACAAAGACAGCCCGAAAGTAGTGCACAGCTTTGACATCGAGGACATTGGTAACAAGGCCGTCTACTGCCGCTGCTGGAGATCCAAGAAG TTTCCCTATTGTGACGGGGCACACGCCAAACACAACGAGGAAACTGGCGATAATGTTGGACCGCTGATCATTAAGAAGAGGAATGACTAA
- the LOC127659444 gene encoding CXXC-type zinc finger protein 5-like isoform X3 — protein sequence MSASGGSMEGSRAIKDEEAQDRCCGDDESLNERVVERRNRSGIISAPLNKSLKRSRALSQYIATCSAAAVASVANASRLAQSSMVASGVKAHSTPGQHRAQVGYAKLDRGALMSGLLDSPSGLHLAQAAELLRRAGMLLPVSDPPSSVGEDLETVSASDSLGSVMDFPLLGNSGLGVSFPYHPGLFIMTPAGVFLADGSLSQMTGASEHQQTQNEISSAISANGKKKRKRCGLCPPCRRRINCEQCSSCRNRKTGHQICKFRKCEELKKKPAGGLEVMLPTGAPFRWFP from the coding sequence ATGTCAGCCAGCGGAGGGTCCATGGAGGGAAGCCGAGCCATAAAGGACGAGGAGGCGCAGGACAGGTGCTGCGGGGACGACGAGTCGTTGAACGAACGAGTCGTTGAACGAAGGAACCGCAGCGGTATCATAAGCGCTCCGCTTAATAAGAGTCTGAAACGATCACGAGCTCTCTCGCAGTACATAGCAACCTGCTCGGCTGCTGCTGTCGCTAGTGTTGCAAATGCTAGCAGACTTGCTCAGAGCTCCATGGTGGCATCGGGTGTAAAAGCTCACTCCACACCCGGACAACACAGAGCACAGGTTGGGTACGCCAAACTGGACCGGGGTGCTCTAATGTCTGGTCTACTGGACTCTCCCAGCGGTCTTCATCTCGCCCAAGCCGCTGAGCTTCTGCGCCGGGCAGGCATGCTACTTCCAGTCAGTGACCCGCCCAGCAGTGTGGGCGAGGACTTGGAAACGGTGTCAGCTTCTGATTCGCTGGGCAGTGTGATGGACTTCCCGTTGCTTGGCAACAGCGGATTGGGCGTCAGCTTTCCGTATCACCCGGGGCTCTTCATCATGACGCCGGCGGGTGTGTTCCTCGCTGACGGATCGCTTTCTCAAATGACGGGTGCATCAGAACACCAGCAGACACAGAACGAGATTTCATCGGCCATTAGTGCCAATGGGAAGAAGAAACGGAAGCGCTGTGGTTTGTGTCCACCTTGCCGGCGCAGGATTAACTGCGAACAGTGCAGCAGTTGCCGCAACCGGAAAACTGGCCATCAGATCTGCAAGTTCCGCAAGTGCGAAGAGCTTAAAAAGAAACCTGCAGGTGGGCTGGAG
- the LOC127659447 gene encoding CDGSH iron-sulfur domain-containing protein 1-like isoform X2, whose product MSYQLPGLSALTKPGLLPGFRVSKVAAALSTYLLTRYFSGQSSPKSKVNPSINKDSPKVVHSFDIEDIGNKAVYCRCWRSKKFPYCDGAHAKHNEETGDNVGPLIIKKRND is encoded by the exons ATGTCATATCAGCTGCCAGGGCTTTCAGCACTGACTAAACCGGGATTATTACCGGGTTTCAGGGTTTCTAAAG TTGCTGCGGCTCTAAGCACCTACCTACTGACACGCTACTTCAGTGGGCAGAGCAGTCCCAAGAGCAAGGTCAACCCGTCCATCAACAAAGACAGCCCGAAAGTAGTGCACAGCTTTGACATCGAGGACATTGGTAACAAGGCCGTCTACTGCCGCTGCTGGAGATCCAAGAAG TTTCCCTATTGTGACGGGGCACACGCCAAACACAACGAGGAAACTGGCGATAATGTTGGACCGCTGATCATTAAGAAGAGGAATGACTAA
- the LOC127659446 gene encoding ubiquitin-conjugating enzyme E2 D2 isoform X2, which yields MFHWQATIMGPNDSPYQGGVFFLTIHFPTDYPFKPPKVAFTTRIYHPNINSNGSICLDILRSQWSPALTISKVLLSICSLLCDPNPDDPLVPEIARIYKTDREKYNRIAREWTQKYAM from the exons AATGACAGTCCTTACCAGGGTGGGGTGTTCTTCTTGACCATACACTTTCCCACAGATTACCCTTTCAAACCTCCAAAG GTTGCATTTACCACAAGAATCTATCACCCAAATATCAACAGCAATGGAAGCATCTGTTTGGATATTCTGAGGTCACAGTGGTCACCAGCACTTACCATTTCCAAAG TTCTCCTGTCCATCTGCTCCCTGCTGTGCGACCCCAATCCGGACGACCCCTTAGTACCTGAGATCGCCCGCATTTACAAGACTGACAGGGAAAA GTACAACAGAATAGCTCGGGAATGGACACAAAAGTATGCAATGTAG
- the LOC127659444 gene encoding CXXC-type zinc finger protein 5-like isoform X1, whose protein sequence is MSASGGSMEGSRAIKDEEAQDRCCGDDESLNERVVERRNRSGIISAPLNKSLKRSRALSQYIATCSAAAVASVANASRLAQSSMVASGVKAHSTPGQHRAQVGYAKLDRGALMSGLLDSPSGLHLAQAAELLRRAGMLLPVSDPPSSVGEDLETVSASDSLGSVMDFPLLGNSGLGVSFPYHPGLFIMTPAGVFLADGSLSQMTGASEHQQTQNEISSAISANGKKKRKRCGLCPPCRRRINCEQCSSCRNRKTGHQICKFRKCEELKKKPAGDATYWSSIPVVSIGQLDPPSDFHTIMKD, encoded by the coding sequence ATGTCAGCCAGCGGAGGGTCCATGGAGGGAAGCCGAGCCATAAAGGACGAGGAGGCGCAGGACAGGTGCTGCGGGGACGACGAGTCGTTGAACGAACGAGTCGTTGAACGAAGGAACCGCAGCGGTATCATAAGCGCTCCGCTTAATAAGAGTCTGAAACGATCACGAGCTCTCTCGCAGTACATAGCAACCTGCTCGGCTGCTGCTGTCGCTAGTGTTGCAAATGCTAGCAGACTTGCTCAGAGCTCCATGGTGGCATCGGGTGTAAAAGCTCACTCCACACCCGGACAACACAGAGCACAGGTTGGGTACGCCAAACTGGACCGGGGTGCTCTAATGTCTGGTCTACTGGACTCTCCCAGCGGTCTTCATCTCGCCCAAGCCGCTGAGCTTCTGCGCCGGGCAGGCATGCTACTTCCAGTCAGTGACCCGCCCAGCAGTGTGGGCGAGGACTTGGAAACGGTGTCAGCTTCTGATTCGCTGGGCAGTGTGATGGACTTCCCGTTGCTTGGCAACAGCGGATTGGGCGTCAGCTTTCCGTATCACCCGGGGCTCTTCATCATGACGCCGGCGGGTGTGTTCCTCGCTGACGGATCGCTTTCTCAAATGACGGGTGCATCAGAACACCAGCAGACACAGAACGAGATTTCATCGGCCATTAGTGCCAATGGGAAGAAGAAACGGAAGCGCTGTGGTTTGTGTCCACCTTGCCGGCGCAGGATTAACTGCGAACAGTGCAGCAGTTGCCGCAACCGGAAAACTGGCCATCAGATCTGCAAGTTCCGCAAGTGCGAAGAGCTTAAAAAGAAACCTGCAG
- the LOC127659444 gene encoding CXXC-type zinc finger protein 5-like isoform X2, which produces MSASGGSMEGSRAIKDEEAQDRCCGDDESLNERVVERRNRSGIISAPLNKSLKRSRALSQYIATCSAAAVASVANASRLAQSSMVASGVKAHSTPGQHRAQVGYAKLDRGALMSGLLDSPSGLHLAQAAELLRRAGMLLPVSDPPSSVGEDLETVSASDSLGSVMDFPLLGNSGLGVSFPYHPGLFIMTPAGVFLADGSLSQMTGASEHQQTQNEISSAISANGKKKRKRCGLCPPCRRRINCEQCSSCRNRKTGHQICKFRKCEELKKKPAGGLEKVMLPTGAPFRWFP; this is translated from the coding sequence ATGTCAGCCAGCGGAGGGTCCATGGAGGGAAGCCGAGCCATAAAGGACGAGGAGGCGCAGGACAGGTGCTGCGGGGACGACGAGTCGTTGAACGAACGAGTCGTTGAACGAAGGAACCGCAGCGGTATCATAAGCGCTCCGCTTAATAAGAGTCTGAAACGATCACGAGCTCTCTCGCAGTACATAGCAACCTGCTCGGCTGCTGCTGTCGCTAGTGTTGCAAATGCTAGCAGACTTGCTCAGAGCTCCATGGTGGCATCGGGTGTAAAAGCTCACTCCACACCCGGACAACACAGAGCACAGGTTGGGTACGCCAAACTGGACCGGGGTGCTCTAATGTCTGGTCTACTGGACTCTCCCAGCGGTCTTCATCTCGCCCAAGCCGCTGAGCTTCTGCGCCGGGCAGGCATGCTACTTCCAGTCAGTGACCCGCCCAGCAGTGTGGGCGAGGACTTGGAAACGGTGTCAGCTTCTGATTCGCTGGGCAGTGTGATGGACTTCCCGTTGCTTGGCAACAGCGGATTGGGCGTCAGCTTTCCGTATCACCCGGGGCTCTTCATCATGACGCCGGCGGGTGTGTTCCTCGCTGACGGATCGCTTTCTCAAATGACGGGTGCATCAGAACACCAGCAGACACAGAACGAGATTTCATCGGCCATTAGTGCCAATGGGAAGAAGAAACGGAAGCGCTGTGGTTTGTGTCCACCTTGCCGGCGCAGGATTAACTGCGAACAGTGCAGCAGTTGCCGCAACCGGAAAACTGGCCATCAGATCTGCAAGTTCCGCAAGTGCGAAGAGCTTAAAAAGAAACCTGCAGGTGGGCTGGAG